CTTTGCGCTGATAGTCGCCATGTTCGCTTTTATTCCGGCGGGCCTCGGTGGCATCATCAACGCCAGCAATCAGATCAACCAAGTCGTGCATAACTCCATTTGGGTGACCGGCCATTTGCACTTGACCGTCGGAACGACCGTCATGCTGACGTTCTTCGGGGTTTCCTATTGGCTGGTTCCGTTCCTTAGCGGCCGGAAAATGACGAAAGTGCTTAATCGGCTGGCGATTGCCCAGACCATTATCTGGGCCAGCGGCATGCTGATCATGTCCGGTGCGATGCATATAAACGGATTGCTGGGCAGCCCCCGCCGTACCGCTGATACCACATACGGGGGTCACAACGCAGCGGCGGACTGGGCATTTTACGAAATGTTCATGGCCCTGGGCGGAATCATCTTATTCGGCGCAATTGTCCTGATCGTCTATATTTGGACACAGCTGGCATTTTTCGCTCCGAAAGGCGAAACCGACTTTCCGATCGGAGAAGATTTCAGTGAAAAAGATGCATCTCCATTGTTCATGGATCGCTGGTCCATCTGGGTGACACTCGGTGTCATTTCCATCGCGATCGCTTACGTGATCCCGCTATTCGATTTCATTTCCGGGCATAACCCGGGCTCACTGCCGTTCCTGATGTTTTAAACCGGAAATCGTGTCAAATAGAAAGAGGAGCCAAATCCATTGGCTCCTCTCGGACTGTAAATAAAAGATTTTTAATACAAAAAACTGCAAGTGGATAGTCTTTTCCAGTTTTAAAAAACTTGATGAGTCAGAAAAGAACGCCCACCCTTTCCGCGAGGCCCGCAGGAGCGGGTCAGGAGACCGAAGCGACAGGACGTCGCGCCCTTCGCCCCCCTTCCTCTCAAGCCTCCTCGTCCTGAAGGAACTCGGGGATCTCGGCAGCCAGTTTTTTCGCAGGAAAGGCAGGACCGAAAGTATTGAGGGCACCCTTTGCGACGAGCTTGCGCGGGAGCACACAGGTTTGATGGGGCGTTTTTCCTTTTCTTCTCCTAATCATTCTTAAAGTGAGAAGCAACTCGAAAGCTGGTCAGCTTTCCCTAAAGGATGAAAGGGACGGATATCGCTGCATAGGTCAATACCCTTTTGGACCTGGACCAGTCGAAGCAAAACCTGTGAGACTCCAACGGGAGAGCGGACAAGGCGAGACCCGGCAGGTCGCATTGCGACCGAAGCGGCTTGCCGTTCGCCCGCGGAAAGCGAGCAGGTTTTGCCGACTGTTACTGGACACGATGTCTTTATGCAGTTTGCACGGATTTTTCTACAAGCTGAGAGGAGCCAAGTCCATTGGCTCCTCTTCATTTCGTATAAGACGTTTCTTCTTTATCTTTCCATAACTGCTCGATTATGATGACAAGCCCGGTACCAAGCAGCAGTCCATTGCTCACCAGATTCTGCACGATTCCCGGCAGATCGGCGAAGACTTCCGGCGGCAGGAACATCGTGCCCATGCCGATCAGATAAGCGACGCCGATGATGGTCACTTTTCTGGAATCCAGCGTTGTCATCGATACATTATTGATCGCGAGACCAACCAATTGGACGAACGAAGCCATCAATGCGGCATTGGCTATCGGTGACGGGATACTGGATACCAATGCGACAAGCGGCGGGAAAAATGTCAGTACGATCAGCAAAGCAGACGCATAAATAAATGGCGCTTTCCGCTTCTGTCCCGTTAATGCGATGAACCCCGCAGACGTCGCGAGCGGCACATTCGCGATGCCTGAAAACATGCCCGATAAGCCGGTGCCGATTCCTGAAAACGTAGTTCCCCGGTCGACTTGCGCCCGTCTGTCTTTTGGTTTAATATCTAAAGTCTGATTGACCGCCACGATGGACGCGACAACATTTGAAATGATGATGACCGCGGTGATGAAGGCAATGGGAATCATGCCGAAATTAAATGTCGGCATGCCAAACGCCAAGACTTCCGGCACTGCGAACACACTCACTTCCCCTTCCGTGTCTTGTCCCCCGACGATAAGGAGATACGCCACCCAGCCAATGACGATGCCGATGAACACAGCATAACTGCTCAGCCAGCCCCGGGCGAAAATTGACAGCCCAAGCACCAGGAAGAATGTCAGGAACGCAAGCGCGGCATCCATCACCTGGATGGTTCCTGCCCCTTGCTGCAGGCCCAGCATCCCTTGCAGGAAGGTACCGCTAAGCTGGACGGTCAGCAGGAAAAAGAATGTGCCTGTGACGAGCGGCGTAAAGATCGGAAGAATCTTCTGCGATATTTTAAATACGCCAAACAGCAACAGGAACAGCCCCGTCAGCATCATCGTCGTCTGCAGCGAACGAAGCGTTTCTTCCAGCGAAGTGCCGTCCTGGAGTCCGGTAATCGCCATAACGGAAAAAATAGAGATCCAGATGCCGGCCGGCCCTTCCATAATCGGCAGCTTATGTCCGAATAACCCCTGCAGCAAAGAAGCCACACCAACGACGAAGAATGTCCGCTGCATGAGACCGGATAACTCGATAAAATTCATTTCATAGATTGCGCCGATAACAATCGGCAGCGCTACGGTACTGGCGAGCAAAAAAATGAACCATTGAATGGTTTCCATTGTAGTGTTTGTAAAAGCTTGCTTGTTCACTGAAAAGCTCCTTAATCAGGTAGTTCGTCCAAACAAATGAGCGACTTGTGCATTATACCACCAATTTCCGGACTGCCGAAGAGTTTTTCATTGCTGATCCGGTCATACCGCAGAAATCGCACGTTTCTTCTGATACTCCCTGTTTTACAGGAGCCGGTTCAGCTATCCGCCGATTTTTCAGGCATTCCGCCGTTGGAAAGACAGCAGTCACTGGTCATCTTCATTGCGCTTCGACTTCTTCCAGCCCTGTGTGCCTGGCGCGGCCCCGGTTTCCGTCGGCTTTTGGGCAGCTGTCCGGAATACGAGGTATTTATTAAAAAAGAAACTTGCTTGAAAAGAAGCATACATCGACAGTCCCTTTGCAATGTTTGTATCAATCCAGCCCGGAAACCAAGAAAGTCTCCCCAAAGCCCAGAGACCGGCAAGAAACACCAGATTGGAGATCAGTAAACTGACAGCTGCCTGTCCGATATAGGGGATCAATTGTTTTCTGCTTTTCTTTACTTTGAAGGTATACTTTGCATTCCAATAATAACTGTTCGATACAGCTGCCGTATAGGCGATCGTATTGAACAGGGCCAGCAGGAACGGATCCGTGGTCGGGAAAAAAATGAGCAGGGCATTCAGTACGAGCAAATCCAGCCCCGCACATAAAATCCCGATCAGCCCGTAATTCGCAAACTGAAGCAGCCCTTGTTTATTCCGTCTGAAAAAAGACATCCTCCCACCACTCGCTGAATTTGACGTTTTTATCCGGTATTGTTTAATATGGCCGCTCATCCAGTAAGACGGAACACAGCGACAACAGGATTTATTTTCAGTTTAGTGGAAAGATCTTTCAATTGCGAAGAATCGGCGTGATAATGGGACATATGTCCTTTTGGGGTTGTGCCACACATTGTACAGTGATCTTAACGAAAGGTGCGTGAAGCGAAATGAAAGGTATTTTATTTGCGCTGGCCGGCGGGTTTTTTCTGACGTTCCAAAGTGCGGCAAACGCCACGATCAGCATCGGAATCGGCACGTGGCAGGCAGCGGCAATGACGCAATTCACCGGTTTTGTGCTGGCCGTTCTGATCGTGCTCCTCTTGCGGGATCAGTCATTCCGGGAGCTCCGTCACGTCTCCCCGCTATACGCATCGGGGGGCATGCTGGCGGCCATTGTGCTATTCAGCAATATGACGGCAGTTCACCGGATGGGCGTTACGCTGACGATCGGTGTTTTCCTCATTGCCCAATTGATCTCAGCTGTCGCCATCGACAGCAAAGGCTGGTTTGATATGACTAAAAAGAAAATCGGCCGCACACAAATCATCGGCGTCGTACTGATGATTGGCGGGGTCATTGTACTGAAATGGTAAGGAGGCAACGAAATGGATGAACGCATAGCCCGCTACCTTAAGCAATTCGGTTTGACGGATTTGTTCCCTGTGCATGTCAGGCAATTGATGCACATAAAGGCATATGCAGGCGGAGAGCGCTTATTCACCCAAGGCGAAGAAGCGCATGCGCTTTATCTGCTCGTCGACGGGAAACTTAAAATTTCCATGCTTTCTCCTGAAGGGAAACGCCTGATTGCAGCATTCAAAACACCGTTTGATTTGGTCGGCGATATTGAATATGTACAGGCATGTCCGCTGATCAATACAGTGGAAGCCGTCACGGAGACTCAGGTGATCCGGATTCCCTTCCCCGTTCTGCGGAATGAAATGGCAGATAATGCAGCGTGGCTGCAATTCCTGCTGGAAACCATCACCCGTAAATTCGAAGTGCGATCACGGGTGATGAATTTCAATCTTCTCTACGCAGTCGATGTCCGCATCGCCAGTTACCTGCTGTCCATGACACCGGACCGGGCTGTGATCGATTCCACCTCGCTTGTTGATATGGCGGACTTGATCGGCACAAGCTACCGGCATTTAAACCGCGTCTTGGAACAATTCGAGCAAGCGGGATGGATCACGAAAAAACGCGGGAAGATCACCATTTATAACCGGGAAGCTCTCTTGGAGCAGGCCGGTCATAACATTTACGAGTAGGAGGAAATCAAATGGCCATCGGAATTTTACTTGCATTGGTTGGAGGCATACTTGTCTGCCTCCAAAACACCTTCAATGCCAACGTTAAAAAACAAGTCAGCGTCTGGTCTACGACCGCACTGGTGCTGGGACTGGGATTTGCAGCCTCGTTTGCAGCCGGACTTATGTTTGAAGGTACCGGATTATTCGTGTTTGATGCCGAGCCGTGGTTCTGGTTCAGCGGAATCGTCGGAATCGGTGTCGTCGTTTGTGTAACGCAGGGCGTACAAATCCTCGGCCCGAGCCGCGCCATTTCCCTCGTCATGGTGTCTCAAATCTTCTTTGGCCTGATGTGGGATACGCTTGGCTGGCTCGGGGTGGAACAAGTGCCATTCACCTGGCAGTCCTTCCTCGGTGTCCTGCTCATCAGCAGCGGCGTGGTTCTGTTTCAATTAGGGCCGAAACTGGAGCGTTCCGCTGTCCCGCAAGGACAACCGGCATGGAAAGAAGTGCAATAAAATTATAATCGATAACGATATGAAACCCCGGGTCCATTGAATGGTCCGGGGTTTCGCTTTTGCTCCCTAGCCAACCCGTTCAAGTATAAAGAAATAAGGCTGCTGCCCTTTCATGTCCATCATGCCAAGCACTGTCCGTTCATCGACTTTCCGGAACACATCAATGATTGGCAGCTGGTCATAAATCATTGCAGCGCTATCTACTCCCCGGTATTCCATCCGCCGGATCCGCGCCCTGCTTTTCTTTGTTTTCAGAAACGGAGCCACTTTCGGCGCCAGCTGCCGGACGAGAATACGTGGAATGAATGAAAACGGAACAGACAGGGGAAGCAAACCCGGATTTATCCTGTAAAGCCGCCGCTCATCTTTCGGGAACACAAGTGGATCGACGGTATCGGCATTGACGATTCGTTTGCCGAACCAGCCGGAAGCCTCAAGGAGTCCGTCCAGCGGATGATCCGTCTTCAATTCCCTTCCTTTCCATAACCCGGTCATAAAATCCACTTCTACTTCGTCCAGCCAGTCAAATAATTGAAGCGCTTCCTTTCGGGATACATTCTGCTGTTCCAGCAGGGTGTCCAGCACCATCCGGTGATTCATCGAATCCACTCCTATTCGCTTTTTTCTTCCATTCCCTTCCGTCCATATGAAAAAACGAATGCCATCGATATAAAAAAAGGCACTGACCTAGCCCCTTGATTTTTACGTCTCCCCTACTATTAATAATGCATAACCAGCGATTCGCTTCTTAGATTTCTTCCTGAAAACGCGTTATAATAATATAAGGAAACCAATCGATTCCTTCACCGGCCGATTGATGGAAAGACGGGCTGCAGTATGGCTTTTCTCCTCTGCCGTTGGTGCATTTGTGCAGGAATCCCGGTTTTCGGAGACGCAAAGAAGAAAAAACAGTTACCGTTTCATCCTTTCTTAACTTTCTCCCTCTTTTCCTATAGCTTAGCAGCTGCAAGTCAGCCGCCATCCAATTTTTACACTTAAACCGAAGAGGTGAAGAAAAATGACACCGGAACAGATCAGCAAAGCTAAAGCGATTATCGAGGAAATCGACGATCCGTTTGAATATTACGAGACACTTGTGGCTTTGTCGGAAGGCTATTTGTTTGAAGTCACAAAAGGCAATGAAGAAAAAGCAGAGTCGCTGCTGAAACTGCAATCGTTCCTTTATGAACAGGCTGCACGCAAAGGCTACTCGGAACATGAAATTGACCGCCGGGCAGCCCTTAGTTGACCGCATAGGAAAACCGCCTGCAATTGCAGGCGGTTTTTTCACGTTCCGCACTTGTGCAAAATTAAATAAAAAAAGGGGCTGTCCGAAAAGGTCAAAAGACTCGTTGACGGCACCTCCCGGCCCGGGATAGGGAAACCGGACGCTTTCCGCGGACGGACGTCCGAGCCACCGCCGCTCTGCAGTGACCCCCAATTCTTGGACATGAATTTGCTTTCAGGCAGCGGCCTGTAGCTGGAGTCGGTAGTGAACCGGACTCCGGCCATTCAGTTTGCTCTTAATGCGCTTGCAGTTGTAGTACTCCATGTAGTCGGCCAATTCCCGTTCGAACTGCTCAACTGTCGCAAATGTCCGCTTATACAGAAATTCGGATTTCATGATGCCGAAGAAGTTCTCCATCACCGAATTATCCAAGCAGGTACCCTTTCGGGACATACTCTGGGTAATGTGGTTCGCCACAAGCGTTTCACGGTACGGCTCAATCCGGTAATGCCAGCCTTGGTCGGAATGCAGAAGAAGGTCATCGCCCGGTGTTAAGCGCTCGAGCGCTTGGTCCAGCATGGTGGACACCAGTTTGTAGGTTGGACGCGCGCCTAAGGTATACGTAATGATTTCACCGTTAAACAGATCCAGCACCGGTGACAGATACAGCTTCTGGCTGCACACTTTGAATTCCGTGATGTCGGTGGCCCATTTTTCGTTCGGCTGATCCGCTGTGAACTGGCGATCCAGAAGGTTCGGCGCCACATGGCTGCCTTTGCCGGGATACGAATTATACTTCCGGGTCCGTACCGGTCGAAAGGTGCTTTTCAATCCCAGTTCGCCCATGAGGCGCTGTACTTTTTTATGGTTCACCCGTATCCCCTGGTTCACCAGTTGATCACAGATGCGGCGATACCCGTAATTGCCGTCGTGTTCATCATAGATGGCCTGGATCTGTTCTTTGAGTGCCGCGTCCGGGTCTGGCCGGTTCATGCGCGCTACACATGCATAATAGGTGCTGCGGGCCATGCCCGCCACCTTGATCAGTTGATTCACCGGAAATTCATGCCTTAACTCGAAGACGGCTTGCGCCCGTTCTTGGTTGGTGATGACTCCTTTTTCTGAGCTAAGGCTCTCAGCTTTTTTGAATAGGCAAGCTCCATGCGCAGGCGCTCGTTCTCCGCCTCGGCAGCTGCCAACGCCTTTTCCAGTGCATCCTGCTGATCTGACGTCTTCCGTTGGTCCCGTTTCACCGCCGACTCCTCCTTCTCGAGGGAGAGGAGCGTCTCTGGCCGGTCCATTAGCTGCCGTTTCCAGCGAAGCACGGTCTGCGGGGAAGAGATATTGTACTTGACAGCCGTAGCCAGGAGGGAGGCGCCCGTCTCCATCATGTCCTTGAGTACGTCCAGTTTAAACGTAACCGAGTAGTTTGTACATGAAGAACGGAGCCGGAGACCATCCATCCCGTGCGCCCGATACAGACCAACCCACTTCCGGACTGATTTGTGATCAATCCCAATCTGTTCAGCGATGCCCCGATAGGAGGCATTCCCATTCAGATATTGCTGGACCGCTTCGAATTTTTCGGTTTCTGTGAATTTCCTCATTAGCACTGCACCTCCAATGTGGGTGTCCAACATTTGGGGTGCAGTGCACTCATGCTTCACGGCGAGGGTCTCGGCCACCCGATCTTCCGCCGGAGTCGCCGGTTTCCTGTCCACCCCGACTTAAGAGACAGCGGCAGATCAGAAAAAGTGTGTATCTCACTGTTTCAGCGAATGGGCTCAGCAAATAATAGATTAAAAAGGCGGGAAGAGGGCTGGAACCCTTTTCCCGCCTTTATGCATTTTTTATTATGTGTGTCTCTTTCATTGACCTGGCAGAGAACGGCGGAAGCTAGCGGAAATGCGAGACGCCTGCGGAAAAACGGACAGGTCCAGACCCCGCATGCCGGCGGGGTCGGCAGAGGAGGCTTGACCGTCCGTCCGCGGCAAACGGTTTTATCTGCGACGAGCTTGCGCAGGAGCAAGTGAGTGTTTGCGCAGCAGAAGCCGTTCCGTTATGGAAGAACATCTGGGCAAGATAAGCCTAAGGGCTTTTTGGACAGCCTCTTTTATACTGCAGTTTATATCAATTGATTTGGCGAGCTATAATAGTGGCCGCTTCATCGATGGATGTATGATGTTCGACTGTTTGGGTCTGTATATAGGTCAGTTCCAACACTCTTGTTTCCGGCATACATTTGACAACAATCCAATCTTCCCCTGTTTTTGAGAAGGTCTGCGTAATGTTGACCGTATGATATTGCGATATGGTCATCAGCAGTTCTTTGATATTATTCAATTCCATTCTGGTTCCCCCCAGTTTATTAGGAATTTCCAAGGCTTAACGATGTGTAAAGTATTGGAATTCCTGTGGCAGCCTTTATTTTTTTACCCAATTGTGCATTCTCTTTATGGCTGGATTCTCTTTTAGCATACAGTTAAACAAAGTTTTTCTGTTTCCTGTGTTAGTTTGACTTTACGCGGTTGGACACGTTGTTCAATTTGTTCAACCATCACCTGCCCCAGTCCTTCTCCCCGATGAGATGGATTGACAGCGATGTGGCAGACGACCACGTGGTCACCTTCCATTTCCAAACCCAGCAACCCAATATAGTCTTCACCTTCCCGCCAGAAATACAACTGCATTTCCGGTTTTTCTTCATATATTCGGATTAATTTCTGGAGTTCCTTCACGTTTCGCTCATTCGGCATCAATCCGAGCAACCCCATTGCGATTTTCTCACATGTCTTTTTGTATTTCACTAACATCCCTGATCCCCTTTCTGCCTTCATCAACTTTGATTTATCCGGTTATACTGCTGATTGGCGCCAGCTGTCTGAATGTCATTGTTTGATGAAGAGGATCCAGAGAATACAGTTCGTTTTGCTGAGCCTGTGTGAATTGTTTCAGCTCCCGGAAAACCTCTTCCTGTACTTGGTACGTATAAATGCCATTTTTCATTGCAGTCAGTTGCTGGTTGGCCTGATTGCAGTTGATTTCCTTTATATCCGCCCAGATGCACGTGCTGGATGCCGCCGTTTCGATTGTCAGCCGGGCAAATAATGTAATGAATTCTTCCCCGTCTTCCATCCGGGTGTCCTTCACCCGTGAAAAATAATAGCGTGTATTTACCGGGAATGGCGCTTGCTGGTGCATTATGCTTTCACCTCTCCTGGTAATGATTCAAATCGCCGTCCGCATCAAACAACAGAAAAGCATCAGCGAGCCGGGCTGCAAAAATTTCAGGCGGCTCGGTCGCTCTCAAGTGCATGCAGACGATATCCGCTTTTTCTTCCTGCCATTGCTGATAATCCGTCGGAAGCGGATACTCGTGCCGGATCAGCATGGACAGAAACTCCTCACACTCTTCTGCCCGGAGATAAAGCTCCGCTTCATTCTGGGCGAGACCGCTGTGCTGGTATTGCTCAAATGAAACGATCAAGTCAAACATGCAGGTTCGCATCAAATCGGCTGTACCGATTTCGATGGTCCGCGACTTGCTGAATACGTATTTCTCTCCGCCCAATTCAATTTCCATGTCCAGAAGGTGGCGCACTTGCTGAGCAGCTGCTTCTGAAGGTTTCATATAAATCCCCCTGTTAATCGAATTATAATTATTGTCTAATGTGTTTAAGCCATGAAAAAAGCCACAAAGAATCCAAGGACTCTTTGCGGCTTTGCGCGCAGCTCTATTGTCTGCAGCATTTTACCGGAACATGATTAAATATATTGGTTATCTGATGGGTTTAATTAACTTACATCCTACATGGTTCGTTGGTGAATGTACAGTAATGCGCCTTATAACCCCTGAATTATTACCTAAAAACTTACTGAATTTACGTTATAATTAAACTGTTAGCGCTCTTCGCCAAGAAATGTTCTTGATTTCTTTTCGACAACAAGGGAAATAGCAACGTAGTGTAAAAAGGTGGAGAGTGGCTGCAGCTGTACCTGAAAGAAAGAGCGGTAAGTGGCGAAAGAGCAGGACAAACGTAGTTTGAACAGGTCTTTTGCGACGAGCTTGCGCAGGAGCACAAAGCGGCTCGCATCCGCTTGAAGTGATTTCTTCTTGTCAAGTACATGCTTTGGTGAAGAGCCACTGTTAGAGCAAAAAGTCTATAAGACACAGGTCCATTTTCCACTAGTACTTCCGTTTTGCCGGCTTCTTTTTGATGTGAAGAATCAATACAATCTTTAGGCCATGCCTGCAAAAAAGAAATGAATTCTGCTGCCTGCATGAGACCAATGGAGAGCGCTGTAGCTGCCCCCCTTATTTTTTCTGTTTATTTTAATCTTGCCCCCCGCCAACTCCAGTTAAATGAGCCGGTTAAGATCTTTATAGATCGCCACTACGTCTTCAAGCTTCATCCGGACGAGGCCGCTCGATGAAGGAGCCACAAATTCAGCGACTCCCGGCATTAAAGGTGCCTGCTGTTCTCCCCATTGAACATCATGTTTCTTGGTGTATTCCTTGTAAACCCCTTTGCCGACAAAACAGACGACTTTCGGCTTGTACTCCAATATCTTTTTTTGCAATTCCATCGTACCCTCTTCATACTCGGCTTTCGTTATTTCGGCAGCCTCTTTTGTGGGACGGGAGACAATGTTGGTGGAGCCGTAACCGAATGACAACAGTTCTGCATCTTCTTCCGGTTTCAGTTTTCTCGGCGTTAAGCCCGCTTCATACAAAATGGTCCAGAAGCGATTGTTCGGCCCTGCATAATGATGGCCTGTTTCTGAAGACCGGATACTGGGGTTAAAGCCCACAAATAAAATCTTCAAGCCCTTCTTAATATGATCCTGTACTGGTGTTAATTCCATTACGTCAGCCTCCTTGGTTTTCACATGTAAAATTTGCACTTCTTTTCGGATATACAT
Above is a genomic segment from Planococcus lenghuensis containing:
- a CDS encoding purine/pyrimidine permease; translated protein: MNKQAFTNTTMETIQWFIFLLASTVALPIVIGAIYEMNFIELSGLMQRTFFVVGVASLLQGLFGHKLPIMEGPAGIWISIFSVMAITGLQDGTSLEETLRSLQTTMMLTGLFLLLFGVFKISQKILPIFTPLVTGTFFFLLTVQLSGTFLQGMLGLQQGAGTIQVMDAALAFLTFFLVLGLSIFARGWLSSYAVFIGIVIGWVAYLLIVGGQDTEGEVSVFAVPEVLAFGMPTFNFGMIPIAFITAVIIISNVVASIVAVNQTLDIKPKDRRAQVDRGTTFSGIGTGLSGMFSGIANVPLATSAGFIALTGQKRKAPFIYASALLIVLTFFPPLVALVSSIPSPIANAALMASFVQLVGLAINNVSMTTLDSRKVTIIGVAYLIGMGTMFLPPEVFADLPGIVQNLVSNGLLLGTGLVIIIEQLWKDKEETSYTK
- a CDS encoding GtrA family protein; the protein is MSFFRRNKQGLLQFANYGLIGILCAGLDLLVLNALLIFFPTTDPFLLALFNTIAYTAAVSNSYYWNAKYTFKVKKSRKQLIPYIGQAAVSLLISNLVFLAGLWALGRLSWFPGWIDTNIAKGLSMYASFQASFFFNKYLVFRTAAQKPTETGAAPGTQGWKKSKRNEDDQ
- a CDS encoding DMT family transporter — encoded protein: MKGILFALAGGFFLTFQSAANATISIGIGTWQAAAMTQFTGFVLAVLIVLLLRDQSFRELRHVSPLYASGGMLAAIVLFSNMTAVHRMGVTLTIGVFLIAQLISAVAIDSKGWFDMTKKKIGRTQIIGVVLMIGGVIVLKW
- a CDS encoding Crp/Fnr family transcriptional regulator, with translation MDERIARYLKQFGLTDLFPVHVRQLMHIKAYAGGERLFTQGEEAHALYLLVDGKLKISMLSPEGKRLIAAFKTPFDLVGDIEYVQACPLINTVEAVTETQVIRIPFPVLRNEMADNAAWLQFLLETITRKFEVRSRVMNFNLLYAVDVRIASYLLSMTPDRAVIDSTSLVDMADLIGTSYRHLNRVLEQFEQAGWITKKRGKITIYNREALLEQAGHNIYE
- a CDS encoding DMT family transporter, producing the protein MAIGILLALVGGILVCLQNTFNANVKKQVSVWSTTALVLGLGFAASFAAGLMFEGTGLFVFDAEPWFWFSGIVGIGVVVCVTQGVQILGPSRAISLVMVSQIFFGLMWDTLGWLGVEQVPFTWQSFLGVLLISSGVVLFQLGPKLERSAVPQGQPAWKEVQ
- a CDS encoding DUF4334 domain-containing protein, with protein sequence MNHRMVLDTLLEQQNVSRKEALQLFDWLDEVEVDFMTGLWKGRELKTDHPLDGLLEASGWFGKRIVNADTVDPLVFPKDERRLYRINPGLLPLSVPFSFIPRILVRQLAPKVAPFLKTKKSRARIRRMEYRGVDSAAMIYDQLPIIDVFRKVDERTVLGMMDMKGQQPYFFILERVG
- a CDS encoding IS3 family transposase (programmed frameshift), with product MRKFTETEKFEAVQQYLNGNASYRGIAEQIGIDHKSVRKWVGLYRAHGMDGLRLRSSCTNYSVTFKLDVLKDMMETGASLLATAVKYNISSPQTVLRWKRQLMDRPETLLSLEKEESAVKRDQRKTSDQQDALEKALAAAEAENERLRMELAYFKKAESLSSEKGVITNQERAQAVFELRHEFPVNQLIKVAGMARSTYYACVARMNRPDPDAALKEQIQAIYDEHDGNYGYRRICDQLVNQGIRVNHKKVQRLMGELGLKSTFRPVRTRKYNSYPGKGSHVAPNLLDRQFTADQPNEKWATDITEFKVCSQKLYLSPVLDLFNGEIITYTLGARPTYKLVSTMLDQALERLTPGDDLLLHSDQGWHYRIEPYRETLVANHITQSMSRKGTCLDNSVMENFFGIMKSEFLYKRTFATVEQFERELADYMEYYNCKRIKSKLNGRSPVHYRLQLQAAA
- a CDS encoding GNAT family N-acetyltransferase, which produces MLVKYKKTCEKIAMGLLGLMPNERNVKELQKLIRIYEEKPEMQLYFWREGEDYIGLLGLEMEGDHVVVCHIAVNPSHRGEGLGQVMVEQIEQRVQPRKVKLTQETEKLCLTVC
- a CDS encoding DUF1259 domain-containing protein, whose product is MKPSEAAAQQVRHLLDMEIELGGEKYVFSKSRTIEIGTADLMRTCMFDLIVSFEQYQHSGLAQNEAELYLRAEECEEFLSMLIRHEYPLPTDYQQWQEEKADIVCMHLRATEPPEIFAARLADAFLLFDADGDLNHYQER
- the mug gene encoding G/U mismatch-specific DNA glycosylase gives rise to the protein MELTPVQDHIKKGLKILFVGFNPSIRSSETGHHYAGPNNRFWTILYEAGLTPRKLKPEEDAELLSFGYGSTNIVSRPTKEAAEITKAEYEEGTMELQKKILEYKPKVVCFVGKGVYKEYTKKHDVQWGEQQAPLMPGVAEFVAPSSSGLVRMKLEDVVAIYKDLNRLI